One window of Magallana gigas chromosome 2, xbMagGiga1.1, whole genome shotgun sequence genomic DNA carries:
- the LOC105340927 gene encoding cilia- and flagella-associated protein 337 isoform X6, producing MNKLRKQIEEQINIETLEQLKQAFAEADANQSGQLDLEEFKALLKQRLYIKGNKRIPGISTVLLENQIDSLFMKIDWSSEGVISWDEFCTYMQLEYAEKEDSYLRSKEVSFHLPAKIQNPQHKNPILKITDTQDGTFIACSQDGMVTFWGANVELKETKYVVNTEAKNKQKTKWITDFVIMAQWKKVLVGTGDREIQFFDASSYKPYCQISSLETVPLKLDYCATGSDECLILYGDSDGCINILVINSVGECLRTWNKLPSKEGFIAEISLSDAISKSKIQFIRWKVHRDWVQQLKYYHEIGQVISCSNHQETALVIGCTSGSTRVDQGGNSNAEKAKKTNARVRLDADQKVFYVYKGVKCFDFSKDKNIIVTGGMDRIVRLWNPYVSDKPTAMLRGHNAPIFYLFIANDENRVFSLSTDKCIKVWDILDHNCLLTVRPKGHKIRGDLQACHYSSAAKSIAIATDQMAILNLKLKLDANLSRPTKHADITITHKEPVTCVRFNPSFKQVITCSESSVIKLWDLETGTPIFEYGDAHGDSAITCMTFDNTGRRLITGGRDGILKIWNYNNGHCLKVLKKEDDNDEICDITYVEMNRNRYVVSVGWDKRINIYSDSVTDVNIHHVQHPNPNWSDDLKHGHNEDILSVAQCPPNLLATSGYDGEVIVWNMVSGHIFCHLSAPIPREYEDQSLDGDLSINKLLFIQSRAYNKDSASLIASGPRAHIHFWNVFQGGTLMAQFPGSTTKGAMISTMAITDTAEGNEDDIMLIVGDSFGFIFLFDISGYCLMAAEEDPPELIHTWRGHIDSITCIELVEKHKLLMTASNDCTVRLWNFDGDYIGTFGQPDSWDIYKPSTYRHPMVPYDVLIDPMSLPTHPVIEEKQNTQQIIHEGENGHLKAPQFTFKKEQFYIDDDQIAKELHKLQSILKDESLTEEQAKAYKGKWLRHEKTKIKEIDRGGPSDYQMLKWSPIQEPPVIPKPKSMKKNKDDSFDITLEI from the exons GAGAACCAGATAGACTCGTTGTTTATGAAGATCGACTGGTCGTCTGAGGGCGTGATTTCATGGGACGAGTTTTGCACCTACATGCAGCTGGAATACGCGGAAAAAGAAGACTCGTATCTACGGTCCAAGGAAGTCAGCTTCCACCTACCTGCCAAGATCCAAAACCCACAGCATAAAAACCCCATCCTGAAAATCACAGACACTCAAGATGGAACCTTCATAGCTTGTAGTCAG gaCGGTATGGTGACTTTCTGGGGAGCTAATGTTGAACTCAAGGAAACTAAATACGTTGTG AACACTGAGGccaaaaacaaacagaaaaccAAATGGATCACAGACTTTGTTATCATGGCACAGTGGAAGAAGGTGCTTGTAGGAACAGG GGACCGGGAAATTCAGTTCTTTGATGCCTCCTCTTATAAACCGTATTGTCAGATCAGCAGTTTAGAGACAGTGCCATTGAAACTGGACTATTG TGCCACTGGATCAGATGAGTGTTTGATTCTATATGGAGACAGTGATGGATGTATCAACATACTAGTCATAAACTCAGTGGGAGAATGTCTCAG AACGTGGAACAAACTCCCCAGTAAAGAAGGGTTTATAGCAGAGATCAGTTTGTCAGATGCTATATCCAAATCCAAAATCCAGTTCATCCGATGGAAAGTCCACAGGGACTGGGTTCAACAG TTGAAGTATTACCATGAAATCGGTCAAGTTATATCCTGTTCAAATCACCAAGAAACAGCGTTAGTTATAG GTTGTACATCAGGAAGCACCCGAGTGGACCAGGGAGGGAACTCCAATGCAGAAAAGGCCAAGAAAACCAACGCCAGAGTGAGGCTGGACGCTGATCAGAAAGTATTCTACGTCTACAAGGGGGTCAAGTGTTTTGACTTCTCTAAAGACAAGAACATCATCGTCACTGGCGGGATGGACCGAATCGTTCGTCTGTGGAATCCATACGTCTCGGA TAAACCCACTGCCATGCTACGAGGACACAATGCTCCAATATTTTACTTGTTTATTGCCAACGATGAGAACCGTGTGTTCAGTTTATCTACAGATAAATGTATAAAG GTGTGGGACATTTTGGATCACAATTGTCTGCTGACGGTGAGACCCAAGGGTCACAAGATCCGAGGTGACCTTCAGGCCTGTCATTACTCCAGCGCCGCTAAGAGCATCGCCATAGCAACAGATCAAATGGCCATCCTCAATCTTAAACTAAA ACTGGATGCTAACCTCTCCAG ACCGACGAAGCATGCTGACATCACTATCACCCACAAAGAACCGGTGACGTGTGTACGGTTCAATCCGAGCTTTAAGCAGGTCATCACATGTTCAGAGAGCTCA GTAATCAAACTTTGGGACCTGGAGACAGGAACGCCTATCTTTGAGTACGGCGACGCCCATGGAGATTCAGCTATAACCTGTATGACCTTCGACAACACAGGTAGAAG GCTAATTACTGGAGGTAGAGATGGAATCCTTAAAATCTGGAACTATAACAATGGACATTGTCTCAAGGTTCTCAAGAAAG AGGATGACAATGATGAGATTTGTGACATAACCTATGTGGAGATGAATAGAAACAG GTATGTGGTTTCAGTCGGATGGGACAAAAGAATCAACATTTACTCAGATTCTGTGACGGATGTCAACATCCACCACGTGCAGCATCCAAATCCCAACTGGTCTGATGACCTG AAACACGGTCACAATGAGGATATCCTCTCTGTGGCCCAGTGTCCGCCAAACCTGTTGGCGACTTCGGGATACGATGGTGAGGTCATCGTGTGGAACATGGTCTCGGGTCACATCTTCTGTCACTTGTCAGCCCCGATACCCAGGGAATATGAGGACCAGTCAT TGGATGGAGACCTGAGTATCAACAAGCTCCTGTTTATCCAGAGCCGCGCCTACAACAAAGACTCCGCCTCTCTGATAGCCAGTGGACCCCGCGCTCACATCCACTTCTGGAACGTCTTCCAGGGGGGCACCCTCATGGCACAATTCCCCGGG TCCACGACTAAAGGAGCCATGATCAGCACCATGGCCATCACCGACACCGCGGAGGGAAACGAGGATGACATCATGCTGATCGTTGGAGACAGCTTCGgtttcatcttcctgtttgaCATCTCAGGCTATTGTCTGATGGCAGCCGAGGAAGATCCTCCAGAGT TGATCCACACCTGGCGAGGTCACATAGACAGCATCACCTGTATTGAGCTGGTGGAGAAACACAAACTCCTGATGACTGCCTCCAACGACTGCACCGTCAGACTCTGGAACTTCGATGGAGACTACATCG GGACATTTGGTCAGCCTGACTCCTGGGATATCTACAAACCGTCCACATACCGGCACCCCATGGTTCCCTACGATGTACTGATTGACCCTATGAGTCTCCCAACCCACCCGGTCATCGAAGAGAAGCAGAATACTCAGCAGATCATCCATGAAGGAGAAAAT GGTCATTTAAAAGCTCCCcagtttacatttaaaaaggaACAGTTTTACATTGATGATGATCAAATAGCAAAAGAACTCCACAAACTTCAGAGCATCCTAAAAGACGAATCTCTCACAGAGGAACAAGCAAAGGCCTACAAAGGCAAATG GTTGAGACATGAGAAGACCAAAATCAAGGAAATAGACCGTGGTGGCCCGAGTGATTATCAGATGTTGAAATGGTCCCCTATTCAGGAACCTCCCGTGATCCCCAAACCCAAATCCATGAAAAAGAACAAAGATGACTCTTTTGACATTACATTAGAAATATAA